A region from the Triticum aestivum cultivar Chinese Spring chromosome 3D, IWGSC CS RefSeq v2.1, whole genome shotgun sequence genome encodes:
- the LOC123076895 gene encoding synaptotagmin-4, with product MPKKGLKKLHAKDALDFFNQVMVEQPLLPFLIPLGLFAWFVERWVVPFSNWVPLAAAVWATIQYGRFKRKMAVEDLNKRWKHLILNTTPTTPIEPCEWLNKLLIEVWPNYMEPKLSKKFQSTVERRLKNRKPKLIDKIELQEFSLGSCPPTLGEQGMRWMTSGEQQVMSLGFDWHSKEMSVMFMAKLAKPLMGTARIVINSIHIKGDLLLSPILDGEAVLYSFESTPEVRIGVAFGSGGSQTVPGMELPGVSTWLVKLLTETIAKTMVEPRRLCFSLPPVDLKKQAVGGVLSVTVVSASNLGRKSRTIELGNNQSSSGNTTPGIPLNRRAHTFIEVEVGTLTRKTTTCEGPNPTWNSTFNMVLHGETGVVKFLLYELDSDGVKYNYLTSCEIKVKYVLDGSTIFWAIGHNDGVVARHAEHCGKEVGMVVPFEEDITGELTVSLVLKEWQFSDGSVTLSNSLSNEFQCSIDGSPKLQSRTGRKLRVKVVEGRALAVNSKSGKCDPYVKLQYGKALYRTKTLSRTAQPVWNDKFEFDEIGGGEYLKVKCYNLDTFSDDSIGSARVNLEGLLDGASRDVWVPLEKVDSGEIRLEIEAIPNDHNDSLKRSSSKVEAGWIELVIIEARDLVAADLRGTSDPYVRVQYGNKKKRTKVIYKTLAPNWNQTFEFAETGEPMILHVKDHNAVLPTASIGNCTVEYSMLSPNQPADKWIPLQGVRSGEIHVKITRRVANSEKKSSLLTDASALGKGHKISAQMRDSLKKCSGLVDDGGDAEALSLALTEVESVQDEQDLYIQQLEREKALMLQKIHDLGSEIVRTSSGPARTSC from the exons ATGCCGAAGAAGGGGCTCAAGAAGCTGcacgccaaggatgcgctcgactTCTTCAACCAGGTCATGGTGGAGCAGCCCCTGCTCCCCTTCCTCATCCCGCTCGGCCTCTTCGCGTGGTTCGTCGAGCGCTGGGTCGTGCCCTTCTCCAACTGGGTGCCCCTCGCGGCCGCCGTCTGGGCGACCATTCAG TATGGGAGGTTTAAACGGAAGATGGCTGTAGAAGATTTGAACAAAAGATGGAAGCACCTTATACTGAACACAACA CCTACCACACCAATAGAACCTTGCGAGTGGTTGAACAAACTTTTGATTGAAGTTTGGCCAAACTACATGGAACCGAAACTATCAAAGAAGTTCCAATCTACTGTCGAG AGACGTTTAAAGAACCGAAAACCAAAACTGATA GATAAAATAGAATTACAGGAATTCTCGCTCGGTTCTTGCCCACCTACCTTGGGAGAGCAGGGTATGCGCTGGATGACTTCAGGTGAACAG CAAGTCATGTCCTTGGGTTTTGATTGGCACAGCAAAGAGATGAGTGTGATGTTTATGGCGAAATTAGCAAAACCTCTGATGGGCACTGCTCGCATTGTTATAAACAGCATCCACATCAAGGGAGAT CTTCTACTGAGTCCCATTCTTGATGGTGAAGCTGTCCTCTATTCTTTTGAATCTACTCCAGAAGTCAGGATTGGCGTAGCATTTGGAAGTGGTGGAAGCCAAACAGTTCCTGGTATGGAGTTACCAGGTGTCTCAACATGGCTG GTAAAGCTTTTGACTGAAACAATAGCTAAGACAATGGTTGAGCCTCGCCGTCTCTGCTTTTCTTTGCCACCAGTAGATCTGAAGAAACAAGCAGTTGGTGGTGTTCTTTCTGTTACTGTTGTTTCAGCTAGTAATCTTGGCAGAAAGAGCAGAACTATTGAGTTAGGGAACAACCAAAGCTCAAGTGGAAACACTACACCTGGGATTCCTCTTAACAGGAGGGCACATACATTTATTGAGGTAGAAGTTGGCACTTTGACGAGAAAAACAACTACTTGTGAGGGTCCAAATCCTACATGGAACAGCACATTTAACATGGTGCTGCATGGAGAGACAGGTGTTGTCAAGTTTCTTCTGTATGAACTGGATTCCGATGGTGTCAAGTATAATTACCTAACAAGCTGTGAGATAAAG GTCAAGTATGTTTTGGATGGTTCAACAATATTTTGGGCTATAGGACATAATGATGGTGTGGTTGCAAGGCATGCTGAGCATTGTGGGAAAGAAGTTGGAATGGTGGTTCCATTTGAGGAGGATATCACAGGCGAG TTAACTGTCAGTCTTGTGCTAAAAGAATGGCAATTCTCTGATGGGTCGGTTACATTGAGTAACTCTCTGAGCAATGAATTCCAATGTTCCATTGATGGATCACCGAAGCTTCAGTCAAGGACAGGAAGGAAGCTCAGAGTCAAAGTAGTGGAGGGTAGGGCCCTTGCAGTAAACAGTAAATCTGGGAAATGCGATCCTTATGTGAAACTCCAGTATGGAAAG GCTCTATACAGAACGAAGACACTCTCTCGTACGGCCCAACCAGTTTGGAATGACAAGTTTGAATTTGATGAGATTGGTGGTGGTGAATATCTGAAGGTCAAATGCTATAATTTAGATACATTCAGTGATGATAGCATTGGCAGTGCAAGAGTAAATCTGGAGGGACTTCTAGATGGTGCTAGCCGAGATGTGTGGGTACCTCTTGAAAAAGTAGATTCAGGAGAGATCAGGCTCGAAATAGAGGCAATACCAAATGATCACAACGACAGTCTGAAG AGATCAAGCAGTAAAGTTGAAGCTGGCTGGATCGAGCTAGTAATAATTGAAGCCAGGGATCTTGTTGCTGCTGATCTTAGAGGAACTAGTGATCCATATGTCAGGGTGCAATATGGGAACAAGAAGAAGCGAACCAAG GTCATTTACAAGACGCTGGCTCCAAACTGGAACCAGACATTTGAGTTTGCGGAAACCGGAGAGCCCATGATCCTGCATGTCAAGGACCATAACGCGGTCCTTCCAACCGCCAGCATAGGCAACTGCACCGTCGAATACAGCATGCTTTCTCCGAATCAACCCGCCGACAAATGGATACCGCTGCAAGGAGTGCGGAGCGGAGAAATCCATGTCAAGATCACCCGGAGAGTCGCGAACTCGGAAAAGAAAAGCAGCCTGCTGACAGATGCGTCCGCCCTCGGCAAAGGACACAAGATATCTGCACAG ATGAGAGACAGCCTGAAGAAATGCTCAGGCTTGGTCGACGACGGCGGCGATGCGGAGGCGCTGTCGCTGGCCCTGACGGAGGTGGAGAGCGTCCAGGACGAGCAGGATTTGTACATACAGCAGCTGGAGCGGGAGAAGGCCCTGATGCTGCAGAAGATACATGACCTTGGTTCTGAAATCGTCAGGACATCCTCCGGTCCTGCAAGGACCTCCTGCTAG